A genome region from Maylandia zebra isolate NMK-2024a linkage group LG6, Mzebra_GT3a, whole genome shotgun sequence includes the following:
- the psmd12 gene encoding 26S proteasome non-ATPase regulatory subunit 12, which translates to MSEERSERSDGRIVKMEIDYSSTVDQRLPECEKMAKEGKLQEAIESLLSLEKQTRTASDMVSTSRILVAVVQMCYEAKDWDALNENIMLLTKRRSQLKQAVAKMVQECYKYVDAVTDLTIKLRLIDTLRTVTAGKIYVEIERARLTKTLANIKEQNGEVKEAAAILQELQVETYGSMEKKEKVEFILEQMRLCIAVKDYIRTQIISKKINTKFFQEEGTEEQKLKYYNLMIQVDQHEGSYLSICKHYRAIYDTPCILEDSSKWQQALKSVVLYVILSPYENEQSDLVHRISGDKKLEEIPKYKDLLKQFTTMELMRWASLVEDYGKELRDGSPNSPATDVFSYTEEGEKRWKDLKNRVVEHNIRIMAKYYTRITMKRMANLLDLSVDESEEFLSSLVVNKTIYAKVDRLAGIINFQRPKDPNDLLNDWSHKLNSLMSLVNKTTHLIAKEEMIHNLQ; encoded by the exons ATGTCTGAGGAGCGATCTGAAAGATCCGATGGGAGGATTGTCAAGATGGAGATCGACTACAGTTCAACTGTAGACCAGCGTCTCCCGGAATGTGAAAAAATGGCTAAA GAGGGCAAGTTGCAGGAAGCTATCGAGAGCTTGTTATCATTGGAGAAGCAAACCAGAACA GCATCAGACATGGTATCAACCTCCAGAATCCTTGTGGCTGTGGTTCAGATGTGTTATGAAGCCAAGGACTGGGATGCACTCAATGAAAACATCATGCTACTCACCAAACGGAGGAGTCAGCTCAAACAG GCTGTTGCCAAAATGGTCCAAGAATGCTACAAGTATGTGGATGCTGTGACTGATCTCACCATCAAGCTGAGGCTAATCGACACACTTCGCACTGTGACAGCTGGAAAG ATCTATGTGGAGATCGAGCGTGCCAGGCTAACAAAGACCTTAGCTAATATCAAGGAGCAAAATGGAGAGGTCAAAGAGGCAGCTGCCATTCTTCAAGAATTACAG GTGGAGACATATGGCTCAAtggagaaaaaggagaaggTGGAGTTTATATTGGAACAGATGAGGCTTTGCATTGCTGTCAAGGATTACATTCGTACCCAGATCATCAGCAAGAAGATAAACACCAAGTTTTTCCAAGAGGAGGGCACAGAG GAGCAGAAGTTGAAGTACTACAACCTGATGATTCAGGTGGACCAGCATGAGGGCTCCTACCTGTCCATCTGCAAACACTACAGGGCCATTTATGATACCCCTTGCATCTTGGAGGACAGCAGCAAGTGGCAAcag gCCCTGAAGAGTGTGGTGCTCTATGTGATTCTTTCACCCTATGAGAACGAGCAGTCAGACCTTGTGCACAGAATCAGTGGAGACAAGAAACTGGAAGAAATCCCGAAATACAA GGACCTTCTGAAACAGTTCACTACCATGGAGTTAATGCGCTGGGCCTCCTTGGTGGAGGATTATGGGAAAGAGCTGAGAGACGGATCACCCAACAGCCCTGCAACAGATGTCTTCTCTTATACAGAGGAAGGGGAGAAAAGGTGGAAGGACCTGAAGAATAGAGTGGTCGAGCAT AACATCCGAATAATGGCCAAATATTACACGAGAATCACAATGAAAAGGATGGCTAACCTTCTTGACCTCTCTGTTGAT GAGTCGGAGGAGTTCCTCTCCAGCCTAGTTGTAAACAAGACCATCTACGCCAAGGTTGACCGGCTGGCTGGCATCATCAACTTTCAGCGGCCCAAAGACCCCAATGACCTGCTCAACGACTGGTCACACAAACTCAACTCACTTATGTCTCTGGTCAACAAGACCACACATCTCATTGCCAAGGAGGAAATGATTCATAATCTGCAGtga